One window of Phycisphaeraceae bacterium genomic DNA carries:
- a CDS encoding response regulator — protein MKSPVRGHPTPFPGNAFQRAELIELLKSQTSAASASHFTRADYRYAANSIEVAKFIHPGGGVSRAEVLLYNLSASGGGVVYNGYLHPETECELTLKKFRGGTADIKGVVRWCDFVTKQFHMVGIKWDEHIDIREFIDPRKITELGTTGDTALHETLKGRVLVIEDDNLECNLIRMMLSETEMGLEIAQDTGAAFDRVRANSYDLIITDSQIGSKQRAVDFMPKLRHEGFAGPVIAIARDNLLASIDALRDAGASEIVCKPFQREELHDAIRRALRETADPASGSAPIYSSMKDSQKNLNWIIQYVDTVHAKAKALETALRSEDVDAAMEICSQLQGTGQSYGFAILSETALAALTALRASSSCAESTKEIRKTIRIIERLAVAE, from the coding sequence ATGAAATCACCGGTCCGTGGTCATCCAACGCCTTTTCCAGGCAACGCGTTCCAGCGTGCCGAACTTATCGAATTGTTGAAATCCCAGACGTCTGCTGCTTCCGCGTCACACTTCACGCGTGCGGATTACAGATATGCAGCTAACTCGATCGAGGTCGCAAAGTTCATTCATCCTGGCGGCGGCGTTTCGAGAGCCGAGGTGCTGTTGTACAACCTCAGCGCGTCGGGCGGTGGTGTTGTGTATAACGGCTACCTGCATCCAGAAACTGAATGCGAACTCACACTAAAAAAGTTTCGGGGCGGAACCGCAGACATCAAGGGTGTTGTCCGCTGGTGCGACTTTGTGACAAAGCAGTTCCACATGGTCGGGATCAAGTGGGATGAGCATATCGATATCAGAGAGTTCATAGATCCACGCAAGATTACCGAGTTAGGCACGACAGGTGATACGGCATTACACGAAACGCTCAAGGGCAGAGTGCTGGTCATTGAGGACGACAATCTCGAATGCAATCTAATTCGAATGATGTTGTCGGAAACCGAGATGGGACTTGAGATAGCGCAAGACACAGGCGCAGCGTTCGATCGAGTGCGCGCAAACTCGTACGACTTGATTATTACTGACAGCCAGATCGGATCCAAACAGCGTGCTGTTGATTTCATGCCGAAACTCCGTCATGAAGGGTTCGCTGGACCAGTTATCGCGATTGCCCGCGATAACCTGCTTGCATCCATTGATGCGCTGCGTGATGCAGGCGCGAGCGAGATTGTGTGCAAGCCGTTCCAGAGAGAGGAACTGCACGATGCGATTCGTCGTGCACTTCGCGAGACTGCCGATCCAGCAAGCGGGTCCGCGCCAATTTACTCTTCAATGAAGGACTCGCAGAAAAATCTGAACTGGATCATCCAGTATGTTGATACAGTTCACGCAAAGGCGAAGGCTCTTGAGACGGCGCTGCGCAGTGAAGATGTTGATGCGGCAATGGAAATCTGCTCTCAGTTACAGGGGACCGGACAAAGCTACGGGTTTGCCATTCTGAGCGAAACCGCCCTTGCTGCTCTGACAGCTCTGCGTGCTTCTTCATCGTGTGCTGAATCCACCAAGGAGATTCGCAAGACGATCCGCATTATCGAACGACTCGCTGTTGCCGAATAA
- a CDS encoding DNA gyrase subunit B has translation MPYHTHGHTFSPDASNAPAAASRTTDTKKGGDYGGAQIKVLEGLEAVRKRPGMYIGGTGINALHHLVYEVVDNSIDEAMAGHATTVTVTIQVDGSVSVTDDGRGIPVDAMKDDDPNINGKSAVEIVMTKLHAGGKFNQEDSAYKVSGGLHGVGVSCVNALSEYLDCEVSREGKVHAIRFERGVVTKPLVVVRDVPESQHRKTGTKIVFRPDATIFPVTEFSYATLANRLRELSYLNPGVTIKLTDERVDADGKIKSETFLAENGLLEYVSHLMTGKTAVSSPVFVRKEEPERTLIVEVAMQYHDGYNETLLTFANNINNTDGGTHGQGFKVALTRTINTYARKEGILKEKDPTPTGDDLREGLIAIVSVKLPEPTFNNQPKEKLLNPEIEGFVSSALGEALEDWMLEHPSEAKRLCLKGIVAAQAREAARKARELTRRKTALDSGSMPHKLRDCKSKGDDSELYLVEGDSAGGSATQGRNVDTQAILPLKGKIINVEKARLDKVLANEEIRTMIQALRCGIGPDFDISKLRYGKIIIMTDADVDGSHIRTLLLTFFFRQMHELIRRGRVFIAQPPLYQVTRGRKSFYVRDNAEMNSRLTELGLDGASLLIRGDIGSDKIERTISGDDAVKLVKLLDRTRELVNIAERRGTPFIDLLSMANNDPEGSHRLPRYRLSWQGHTEVFWSRDAADACIAEHALVFADDVPDDQPVDMAKVATLRELHENRELDRLFVELAAYGITRDTFGLTQEESVTGEKLPSKFAWSIDKSGNAEPEPKQAKSESVFDDEEAPAETNTEKRSSTSKVVEAPNMLAILDSLHDIGRRGMEIKRFKGLGEMDAEQLWETTMDPERRTLLRVTMEQAAEAETMFATLMGEPVEPRRNFIEDHALEVKNLDV, from the coding sequence ATGCCATACCACACCCACGGTCACACGTTCTCTCCTGACGCAAGCAATGCTCCTGCAGCAGCCTCCCGGACAACTGACACGAAAAAGGGTGGTGACTATGGAGGCGCGCAAATCAAGGTGCTCGAAGGACTTGAAGCGGTCCGCAAGCGCCCGGGGATGTATATCGGCGGCACGGGGATCAACGCGCTGCACCATCTCGTCTACGAAGTCGTTGACAACTCCATCGATGAGGCCATGGCCGGCCATGCCACGACCGTCACTGTCACCATCCAGGTCGACGGATCGGTCTCCGTCACAGACGACGGCCGAGGCATCCCCGTCGATGCGATGAAGGACGACGATCCGAACATCAACGGCAAGAGCGCTGTCGAGATCGTCATGACAAAGCTCCACGCTGGCGGCAAGTTCAACCAGGAGGACTCGGCGTACAAGGTCTCGGGCGGTCTCCATGGCGTCGGTGTCTCGTGTGTGAACGCGCTGTCAGAATACCTCGACTGCGAGGTCTCGCGCGAGGGCAAGGTCCACGCGATCCGGTTTGAGCGGGGCGTTGTGACCAAACCACTCGTGGTTGTGCGCGATGTCCCTGAATCGCAGCATCGCAAGACGGGCACGAAGATCGTGTTCAGGCCTGACGCAACGATCTTCCCCGTGACTGAGTTCTCGTATGCCACGCTGGCAAACCGCTTGCGCGAGCTCTCGTATCTGAACCCCGGCGTGACCATCAAGCTGACCGACGAGCGCGTCGATGCCGACGGCAAGATTAAGTCAGAGACCTTCCTCGCGGAGAACGGGCTGCTGGAATATGTCTCGCATCTGATGACCGGCAAGACTGCTGTGAGTTCGCCCGTGTTTGTGCGCAAGGAAGAGCCCGAACGCACGCTCATCGTCGAGGTTGCGATGCAGTACCACGACGGGTACAACGAAACACTGCTGACGTTCGCGAACAACATCAATAACACAGACGGCGGCACGCACGGGCAGGGATTCAAGGTCGCGCTGACGCGCACGATCAACACCTACGCGCGCAAGGAAGGCATACTCAAGGAGAAAGATCCCACGCCGACGGGCGATGATCTTCGCGAAGGATTGATCGCGATCGTGTCGGTCAAACTTCCCGAGCCGACATTTAACAACCAGCCGAAAGAGAAACTGCTCAACCCCGAGATCGAAGGGTTTGTCTCGAGCGCGCTCGGTGAAGCGCTCGAGGACTGGATGCTCGAGCATCCGTCCGAAGCAAAGCGTTTGTGCCTGAAAGGCATTGTCGCAGCGCAGGCGCGCGAGGCAGCACGCAAGGCGCGCGAGCTCACCCGGCGCAAGACAGCGCTCGATTCCGGATCGATGCCGCACAAGCTGCGCGACTGCAAGTCCAAGGGCGACGACTCTGAGTTGTATCTGGTCGAGGGTGATTCCGCGGGCGGCAGCGCCACGCAGGGACGCAACGTCGACACGCAGGCGATCCTTCCTCTCAAGGGCAAGATCATCAACGTGGAGAAGGCGCGCCTCGATAAAGTCCTCGCCAACGAGGAAATCCGCACGATGATCCAGGCGCTTCGATGCGGAATCGGGCCGGACTTTGACATCTCCAAACTCCGGTACGGCAAGATCATCATCATGACCGACGCGGACGTTGACGGATCACACATCCGCACACTACTGCTGACATTCTTCTTTAGGCAGATGCACGAACTAATCCGTCGCGGTCGCGTGTTTATCGCGCAACCGCCGCTGTACCAGGTGACGCGCGGGCGCAAAAGCTTCTACGTGCGTGACAACGCCGAGATGAACTCGCGCCTGACCGAGCTCGGGCTTGATGGCGCGTCGCTATTGATCCGAGGCGACATCGGGTCTGACAAGATAGAACGCACCATCTCGGGCGACGACGCTGTTAAGCTCGTCAAACTGCTCGACCGCACCCGTGAGTTGGTCAACATCGCCGAACGCAGAGGCACACCGTTCATCGATCTCTTGTCGATGGCAAACAATGACCCCGAGGGCAGCCATCGTCTGCCGCGATATCGTTTGTCGTGGCAGGGACACACAGAGGTGTTCTGGTCGCGTGATGCAGCCGACGCGTGCATCGCGGAGCACGCGCTCGTGTTTGCTGACGACGTGCCCGACGATCAGCCCGTGGACATGGCGAAGGTTGCAACATTGCGCGAGCTGCACGAGAATCGTGAGCTTGATCGTCTGTTTGTCGAACTCGCAGCATACGGCATCACGCGCGACACGTTCGGACTCACTCAGGAAGAATCTGTCACGGGTGAGAAACTGCCCTCGAAGTTCGCGTGGTCCATCGACAAGTCGGGAAACGCCGAGCCGGAACCAAAGCAAGCCAAGTCAGAGAGTGTCTTTGACGACGAGGAAGCGCCCGCGGAAACCAACACCGAGAAGCGCAGCTCGACATCGAAGGTCGTCGAAGCACCAAACATGCTAGCGATCCTCGATTCATTGCACGACATTGGTCGCCGGGGCATGGAAATCAAGCGGTTCAAGGGTCTTGGCGAAATGGACGCGGAGCAGTTGTGGGAGACCACGATGGACCCCGAGCGTCGCACATTGCTGCGTGTGACGATGGAGCAGGCTGCTGAAGCGGAGACGATGTTCGCGACACTGATGGGCGAGCCGGTCGAACCGAGACGCAACTTCATCGAGGACCACGCACTCGAGGTGAAGAATCTGGATGTGTAA
- a CDS encoding type II secretion system protein, with amino-acid sequence MQTRRAFTLLELMICLVIISLLIGILMPLFVLARDGARITVCASNLKNIGLAWQQYLNENKVFPTRNALPDWHYGGASFAGNDGKPRLAVDRPLNTYINATHEGKDDDSTTLCELFHCPCDNGLISRDRVTGQTSFPIGDRSCFSYFGNSYRANPELMNGSPSGSHNDQPMRMSEVSVPTTKLVLVGDAEWYYATRGLTEREAAFDASWHKEPNGANVAFVDGSVQFLKFSRGETRQYLIHPKLGH; translated from the coding sequence ATGCAAACCCGACGTGCCTTCACGCTGTTGGAACTGATGATCTGTCTGGTCATCATTTCGTTGCTGATCGGCATTCTCATGCCATTGTTTGTGCTGGCACGTGACGGTGCACGTATCACTGTGTGTGCGTCGAATCTCAAGAACATTGGTCTTGCGTGGCAGCAATATCTCAACGAGAACAAGGTCTTTCCAACGCGAAACGCACTCCCGGACTGGCACTACGGCGGCGCCAGCTTTGCAGGGAATGACGGCAAGCCAAGACTCGCAGTCGATCGACCGCTGAACACCTACATCAACGCAACCCACGAAGGCAAGGACGATGACAGCACAACGCTCTGCGAGCTGTTCCATTGCCCGTGTGATAACGGTCTCATCAGTCGCGACAGAGTGACAGGGCAGACTTCGTTTCCGATCGGCGATCGCTCGTGCTTCTCCTACTTTGGCAACAGCTATCGTGCAAATCCTGAACTTATGAACGGCAGCCCTTCCGGGTCGCACAACGACCAGCCGATGCGCATGTCAGAGGTTTCCGTGCCAACAACCAAGCTTGTGCTTGTAGGCGATGCCGAGTGGTACTACGCAACGCGCGGACTAACGGAGCGCGAGGCCGCTTTCGACGCGTCGTGGCACAAGGAGCCAAACGGCGCGAACGTTGCGTTTGTTGATGGCTCTGTGCAGTTCCTGAAGTTCTCGCGCGGTGAGACTCGCCAGTACCTCATCCATCCAAAGCTTGGCCACTAA